The stretch of DNA tccacgccttctCGTACGAGATAGTATACTTGTACTTCTCCTGAATATActtgataatagactttggttcaaatGACAGGTTGGctactatcatcccgtacatctcgtTTGCAATGTATTGCGATGTAAGGTTGCGATGGGACTTCTGCACGCCTgacaaatgacaagtgtgctgagcgATAtttgagcattcccaataatctttccatttgcccttataggcatgcacccgccatggacagGCCTCCTTCACACATAACACATCGTACTTATGAGACTTGCACTTGACTGTtttgaactctcgcataagagagagaccaacacttaacagcttccttcacctcatcaattgagtggtacctcgaACCCTGAACAACTtcgttctccctgcaatcccaaGGCATGCTGGGTCTCTCATCtatgacaagatgactgaagtcgctgctcacccattcttcaggcacatcctcgtcatcatcagacgaatcgatattcattgcttcatccaactAACGATCTTCGTctcgcagctgttcaacaatacggggtatgttctccccctcatcagccacgcattgaggtgctgcggtgccacctgcctcaatatTTAGCTCCTCAATTTCTTCATCAACATCTTCATCCCCCGCAGTAGCTTCGATGTTTATCAAAGCCTTCTGgtacacactgacaaggagtaccagtggccattgccaaaGATTTGCATTCTACAGATACATTAACCAGtcatcgttgcttgcaagtggcatcagctcccagatcaaagcgtgagtggtacgatttatgacgcactgaacactcatagtatgtgtctcctgattaatccttaatccgctcattaaccagttgcatagggattcaaatgtcctctcgtacggtctggtaattcctctgaccgcacagttgaattcacttaaatctaccccattcggcccataaatcacatttccttctccgtaatatatactaaaggtacccttctcggaagatatATCTGTCGattattaataaactagttatattacatattaatacacaacgaccctaagtttcagctATTTCCAGATTATATTTtctagattctaaactattcagaatataagtTATACTAAAAtcaattaaaaatactaaaaactaatcaaaatataagtaccctaagaaatatttcctaaattatagttatttttaAGTAATAATAcgactagaatgagaatatacctccaaaccgacgtgtgaacagggcttcgccgcttcctctcctccctttctttttttcctgatttttgctgaataaaatagGAATTTAGGGACaggtgggggcttatatagggggaggggaacctcccgcccgcccaacaggcgggatgcccccgcggccgcgtcaggggcctcttcacgaataagaaacgtgaagaggccctcgggaggggtctAGAAAAAAATTTGGCACCTCCCgtccgttggatgggcgggaggtgccctttttggaaattttccaaatcagcaccctttttcgaatttactTTTTTTaatccttttttaaaaaaagttccCCATATGCCCGGGCCTGGGTACCACGGTTGCCACTGGGTCTTGATCGGCAGGCCAAGTGCTTCCACGCAGTACCGGGAGTCGATCACCGGGACCCAACCATCTGCATCACCGCTGCattgacaaaaaaaaaacaaaacagAGGCATTATAGACAGAGTGATTGGTGGGTGTCAAGAATTTTCTTGAGCATGGACTTGTCGTCAGGTTTCAGAGAAGATACACATGGAAAGGTAACAAGTGATGCCTAACATGCATAGATGCAGAATTTGTATGACTTCTCAGTGTCGCCGAAGAACCAGACCTGTAGAGCCAAACTCTCAGTCCTGCTTTGATGAGCTTAGAGTATATGGGTAGGACCGAGGATACCGAAAAATTGTAGTAGTTCTGGATGAGATCACTGCAAAAGAGACGGATGAGTTCATGTTCTTTTTGTTCCAAGTGAACAGCTATGTGGCGGCGATCCACCTGCAGGCATGCCATTTCCCCGGAAGCAAGAAATTCGCATGAAATGCTTTCTGCACTTCCTGCTTGTTGAAGTAGTCCTCAGCATAGGATGAGTAACAGGGATCATAGCCAGAGAACATCCGTGTTCTTCTCCTGAACTGCTCACGGCGTCCCGAAGATAAGCATCATTGTGAGAAAGAACTTTGGCCTGGAACTGTCTGCATTGATGCAAGGGTACTTTACCTGATCATTCACGAAGAATGCACGGTTTGCAGATGATGCTGAACTCTGATTTAGAAGGCATCTGGGGGCATATATGTTGTACATGTCGATCTCTCGGTACTGACCATACACAATGTTCATGGCGGCGTTGCAATCATCAGACCAATTAGAAATCTTGAAGTCACAGTACTTCTTAATGCGGCTGTATACTTCATCCGACACAACTGCGTGGCTCCAGGCATACTCAGCTAGACCTTTCGAATCATAGTAATCATTAGTGACAGGATTGCCAACCTGCAACAAGTCCATTGCGAATGTGTTATGTACTTATGTTCCTGCAAGAATTCATTTCTTATACACCAAACATGAATATAACTCTTGTTTCCATTCTTTCATAGTTCATTTGCCCAATGTAAATTTATCAAAAGTCTAAAAAAAACTTAGCAGCATCCCAAAAGGCTTTTCTTATGTGTGTTCTTCTGTTTTCTGATTTTTTGAATGTTTTCTGAATGTTTATCTTACCTTGTATTTCATTTGTTATTTTTCGAAAAAGGTATTTCATTTGTTATTGGGAAGACTTGTAACCAGAAATgcgtttttttaaaaaaataattatCATGCAATAGAAATATTCAGACAACAAGAAGACACCCTATTCCCATGTCATATCTTCTTAGCCATGAAACAATTTATTTAAAAGGACAATTCCTGAACCATAAAGTCAAATTCGAATCCTTACAATGAACCCCTTGATGTTGATATATGCTTTGCCCTTCTTCTCCTTGTTTCTCTCAGAAACAAGAGCAACAAGTTGTGGCACATAATGACCTGTGGCATAGGGAAGTTTATCTCAAATTAATTCAGCTTAGATAGCATTCGTGTTCTCAAATTCAGAAatccaagaaaaaaaagaacatTTTTAACTCGAATTTTCTTCTCTGTTCTGCAGAATTGGATGACAGCCAGCATATTGTGCACTGTGAAAGCGAAGGCTGAAAATGATGCCATTATTATTTGAAAATTGCTGCTTTCTGAACCCACATTTCCCAGTTTGTGTGATATAATCTTTTAGTCGCTTAGAAGATTGTGAATTATGGGTTGTCACAATCGCGGACCCTGTCGAAAGACTAGCTGTCACCCTGTTCTAGAAAGTAACAGGTGATTTTTCTGAACTCCAGATAATTAAGATGGTGACGTTATTTTGTCAGGCATACTTGCCGTATTGAGAAATCCAAGCAAGAACAGGAATACTTGGCATGTTGAGCAATCCAAGCAAGAATACAAGGTTGGTGAAAGTCTGTGCTACTACCTTCCATTTGTAGTGTTCAAGATTCCTTCAAGAACATTGTCTACATTTCTCAAAAGAAATCCAAGCAAGAATAGAATGTGGAAAGGAAGCATATAAAGCTTCACTCACATGCTTCATGCCAGATTTTGTGTGTTCTAGATTCCTTCTAGCACACGTTTCTCAACAGAAGTAAAGAATTCTAAACCATGCCCATAAGTCCAAACCAAGGCTAAACCTTTCGCGGTTACCAGTCAAAATTACCTGCATAACTCTCTCCTGCAATGTAGAACTCTCTGTCCTTGTACTCCGGAAATCTCTGTAGCCAGTTCACTAGGAAGCTATAAGCATCTTCAGCTAAAACCAGAAAAAGGAGAAAAGCTTTACACAAAATCCCATCTGTTAATATTTAGAGTTCCAACCCATTTAATCAGTAACCACATAACAACCGAAATCCAACAGCAATGCAAAATTTAATATTTAGAAGAAATTGAGTTTTAGGGCCATTTTTTTAAGTAATAGAGGGTCAAGCAAAACTTTGTTTTATGATCAATTTACCTACAAAGTCATCATTCAATTTGTCAAGGTCAGAGGATGTGTTGGTGTAGGAGAAGCCAGCCCCAACAGGAGACTCCAAGAATAGTAGGTTAGCCTCTGACATGCACAAAAAACAAGACTTAGCATTGTTCTTCAACCAAATGTAACTTACCAGAAAACTCAGGAAGCATACGTGTATGTAGAGCACCTTTGTCCCAGGCGTATTCATTGAACTTCAGGGCTGTTCCTTCTCTGATAACTCTGAGAGGCCCCAGCTCCGATGCAGCTCCATAGCCAAGCGAGGAGCAATCGGGTCCTAAAGTGGTAATCAGAAGTTTAAACTTTTTGAAACAAAAGCGCATAAAGGAGCAAGAACAGAAGTGCTATCATGATCACAAATACCAAGAACTCGCCAAAGGAGTAAAGCCCACTAATTTCCAATGGAAATGACAAATTGAATTTTTAACTGCTAAAGGTAGTACAAGCGACCTCCGTTGAGCCAGAGGAGGAGCGGCTTCTCCTCCGGCGGCGTCTGCGCCTCGAAGACCCAGTAGAAGAGCGCCCTCCCGTGGCGCTTGTTCATCATGACGTAGCCGGCGAACTGCGACACGCTCGAGCTCTCCGGCTGGCCGGGGAGGCGCGCCACCCTGTCGGCGTCCCGCTGGTGGCTGGCCAGCGACAGCGAGCACGAAGAGAAGGCGAGAGCGGAGACGAGGCAGAGGCTGAGCAGACCTGCAGCTGCCATCGCTACTGGTGGTTTGTGCGCCTGGGGCTGGGCCCTCAAATGCCCAGTGTTTTTAAATTGCCCTACATTTTTACCGTAGGAGAGAGAGTATTGCTTACATTTTATGCCAATTTTGCATACGTGGCATGACACGTCGGACAATCAGTGTGTCCAGATGATATGAAAGGACCCTTTTGACCCAACCAGTCTACTCCCTGCTACCTCCATTTCTTATGACAGCTGGGGTCCACCCATCATCCCTAACCTCCCTCCGTCCCAACCCCGCTGGACTGAGCAGGGCGGAGCTCCAAGAGCAGGGCAATGCCGCCGCGGCCCGGTCGCGAGTCACGACATGGAGGACGAGGACGACGGCGACAACGCGGAGGACGCGGTGGATGAGGACGAGGACGAGCGCGAAGTGGCGGGGGTCACCGCGGCCGCCTGCACCTCGTCGGCAGCGGGCTCGTTCTCCGGCGCCGACGCCTGAGGCGCTGGAGCTGGCGAACTCCTCCAGTGCGTGCGTACGGGGACATGGACCGCGCCTTCCGGCGCACGGAGCGGCCACGGTGtcgatgccgccgccgccgcctcctccgccgccaccgcgccgggaccgggcgccacggcgtccCTGTGGGGCTGCTGCGGCTGGAgcagcgcggcggcgaggcggatgGGGTGGATCTGGCCGTTGCAGAAGAGGTCGTCCATCCCCTGGCCCCTGCACCTGCGATGGTCTGCTACTTGGCCTTGATGGGAGAGAGACGGGGATGCGGGAGAGAAAGAAACAATACAAAGGAGAGAAACAAATAGCAATTTGAAAGATGACCTCCTCGGACGGACCTGCTGCTTGGCTGCGGAGCTGCTGCGCATGGTGATGACCAGCAGGGTGGCCTCCTGCGAACACGAAGATGGAAACGGGAGGTTAGGGATGACAAGTAGAACCCAGCAGACATAAGGAGAAAATGTTCCAAGGAGTGTGACGCAGTGGGCAAGAGGGTCATTTTGCGTGGTCTGCACATGCTGGTTGTCCGACGTGTCACGCCACATATGCAAAATTGGCACAAATGTAAGAAATACTCTCTCTCCTACGGTAAAAATGTAGGAGCAATTCTAAAAAATTAAATATCCCTTTATTTGGGATGACTATATATCGCTCGCGCTACGGATGGATCGCTTGAAAGATGCGTCGCATGGCCCAATATGAATCGGCGCAATAAATATTTAACAACATCTTTGACGTGTCGTGTCTTTGGCTCTGATGAAGGAGCCCGCCAGACGACTTGATGCGGAGGTGAGGAGGAAGATGGAGCAAAGCGGATTTTTGAGATGTACATGCTCAGCAGGGCTTATCGCAGCCGTATGTGCCGCCCCCTGGATGTGTTAAGCCCTGTACATCCCAAAAAATCCGCTTTGATCAAAGAAGTACAGACAGTAGAAACACCCGTGACGTGGCTGTTCGCCGTCCAGAGACACCTTAGGCGCGCTCCTTTCTTCCGGCTTCAGCCTTCTCGAACAAGACAAGAACATGCTACGGCCGCGGCCGATCATGGTCAACGAAGCAAAGCTCTCTAAAAATTGCCTGGCCTGCAAGCTGACCAGCAGCCAAGAAAAGAAGCCGCAGTCtagtcgccgccggcgagggggtCCGGAATGGCAATTAACCCCGGTGCAATTTTTTGCACCTTGATGTTCATTGTTCAGAGCACAAGAATGTTTCAGTTATTGCTTTTGCTGTCTGGATGGGCACCTCTGAAATTCCTACGAAGCAAACGGCATGAAGGAAGAGCGCAAGTTCCGGAGGATTCAGAATCCCTGTGAAAAATCGTACAAGAATCGAAGAAGCCCTAGCAGAGGCGCTTCCTGATTTCAAAACAAGCGGAATGGAATCCCAGGTTCTGCACATTTGGGGAAGACGATTTTCTTGATTTGTTTGTTGAAAAAACAGTACAGGGTAGACACACGTTGAACCGAGCAACGCATTACTAGCTACTGCACCACGTGAATACACAGAACACCACATTTTGGACTCGATCTTTCCTCTAGTGTCTTCCGCCGGGACACCTATTGGGCTCtgactgactgactgactgacAGTGTAATACTAGCTAGGAAGCACTTGTTGGACTCATGATATCACGGCGCAAATAAAGGGGAAAAGATACCCTGCAGGGTGCCTCCTGCCGCAGCGCTCTGTATCTTCAGTGAGCCTTCCTCTTGTCCTTCATCCTGCCCCACATGTCCTTGCAAAAGTGCGTGATCTTGTGGAGAAGATCGGCGAGGTGGAACCCGTGGGCGACGCGGTGGACAGTGTGCTGGTGCTTCATGGCCTGCTGCGCCACCGGGTTCATCTTCTGGGCAAGGGACGGTATCTTCAGGAAATGATGGACCACCATCTCGCCGGACACCCCTACCGGAGAACGGACGCCCAATTACCAGCCAACACTTACTACTTGGTTCCTACAGACAAGTACacagtgtgtgtgtgtgtgtgtgtgtgtgtggctgGGTGTGTGCAAGCGCACTGCAACAGGGCTAATTTTATAGGCCTTCATCATTTACAGATTGAGGACTTGCTGTGGAGTGTGGACAGGTTCCCAATCAATCCGACCAGTGGAAACATGGTGAGGTGATCTAGAAGGCTCCAGAGGTTTCGAGAAAGAAAACAAGGGCTGAAGTTTCCAGCATCACCTTGCTCACACATGCATGCCTGTGTTTCCATTGGTAGCGAGACAACAGACAAGCACCGTGTCTTCCTCAATTCGCGGTCCGTTTGCGTGGTGCCAGTGCCCGTGGTCGGCAAGAGGGCGACGGCGATGACTGCATGCCACTGGACTTTGACTACAGGAAACATCCGGGCAGCTCTTCTGGATGTATATGGATGGACGACGAGGACTTGGCAATGGCATAGCTCGgtcgtcctcgtcgtcgtccaccTCTGTATGAAGGACCTGTGGGTCTTGTGGGATACGGCGGGGTCACCATACACGTCAAGGTCGGGCAGGGAAGAACGTTCTCTCATCTCTGTTGATCTTCGTCCGAAGAATAGTAGTATTATTTCTCCGCCACCAATTCAAACACCTAGTACTAACAAACATGCCGACTTGCTACTAACTGATACCGTAGAGGAGAAATTCGacaaagttttttttttctaactTGTACTAGGTTTCAGGTCAAATCTTTATCGCAGCTATTCCCCAAAATCTTGCAGTATCCAACTGAACCATCCATCACCGGTGTGCCGGAAGCTGCTCACTGCGAAGGAATGTGTTGATCAGCGTCAGCCCTTCGGCAGGCTTGTTGAGGGGCACCAGGTGGCCTGCACCCCTGACCGTTACCATGCTCATGCCGTGGTACTCCACGAACCACCCGGCAACCTGCATTCCATGATTCGCTCTCCTCATTTCAGGCTCTTCAGCTATCACTGACGACTGCAGATACGTTCAGTGAACAAGAAGTTCAGTTCAGACCTGTTTGTCAAGGTACCAGGGTTGCCACTGGGTCTTGATCGGCAGGTCGAGTGATTCCACACAGTACCGGGAGCCGATCACGGGAACCCTACCATCCGCGTCACCACTGCAAGATAAATACATAGAAAATTTAGACTTTGGAGATGGAGAGTGATGGATGGATGTTAAGCATCTACACAAATTTGCCTCCTAAGAGTTCAGAAAGGATCTGCACCTGTAGAGCCAAACTCTAAGCCCTGCTTTGATGAGCTTCGAATATATTGGTAGGACCGAAAATACCGAGAAATTGTAGGAATTCAGGATAGGGTCACTGCATAAGAAACAAGCTCTCAAATTATTTTTTTTTCGTGTAGAAGAATCGTGAACAGCTTTAATGCAGTCTACCTGCATACATGCCATTTCCCTGGAAGCAACCCACTGACATTTGCATGGAATGCTCTCTGCACATCCCCCTTGTTGAAGTAATCCTCGGCATAGGATGAATAGCATGGATCATAGCCAGAGAACATTCGTATCCTTCTCCTTAACTGGTCCTGGCATTCCACAGATTAGCATCATTTTCAGAAGGATCTCTGACCTCGAACTGTCTGAAACTCTGAATTAGTGTGTCTGAGGTGCTTACCTGATCATTCTCGAAGAATGCTCGAGTTGTGGAAGATGCAGAAGTCTGGTTTAGAAGACACTTGGGGGCATAGGTGTTGTATATGTCGATCTCTCGGTACTGACTATAGATGACTTCCATGGCCGCACTGCAATCATCAGACCAATTGGAGTTCTTGAAGTCACAGTACTTTTTGATGCGGTTGTACACTTCATCTGGTACAATTGCGTGGCTCCAGGCATACTCAGCTAGCCCTTTCGAGTCATAGTAATCATTAGTGATAGGGTTGCCAACCTGCACTAGGACCATTCTGAATGTTATGTTCCTGCAAGAATTGATTTCTTAAGCCCAAAACCTGAATCTAACGCCTATTTCCGTACTCTCATGGTTCGTTGCCGTTtttaaattatgaaaatatgtaTCTGCAATAAATAGAAAACTTATGTAATATCCCAAAAAGTAATTTAAGGTGTGTCTGTGCATGCGCGCTTCTCGTTGACTGAATGTTTTAGTTGCATAGTATTTCCTTTTCTTGCATGGTCGAGAAAACTTCTAATAGAAAATACAACGTTTTCAAATAATATACACTATAAAAGGAAAATGTGCATCATAAAATCTAATTCAAATCCTTACAATGAACCCCTTGAGGTTGATGTATGATTTACCCTTCTTGTCCTTGTTCCTTTCATAAACAAGTTCAGCAAGTTGTGGCACATAATGACCTGCAGCATAGGGAAGTTCAAGTTTCTTCTTCAGTGATGTACAGAAGAAAAAGTTCTGCAGGCATTTCTCCACACATGTTGCTGTCAACTAAGCCAATATGAGTATGTGACCCTGACCCATGCACCTACCACGCTAGTTCTTTGACCATTCTGTGTAGGGATTAATCCCTGAAGATCCAATGAACCACTAAAAAAAAACTAAACTGTATGCACATACGCATATATCAATTTTTGTACTTGGTTTCAAGAAAAGTAGGAAGATTAATGA from Panicum hallii strain FIL2 chromosome 3, PHallii_v3.1, whole genome shotgun sequence encodes:
- the LOC112885697 gene encoding serine carboxypeptidase-like 26, yielding MAAAGLLSLCLVSALAFSSCSLSLASHQRDADRVARLPGQPESSSVSQFAGYVMMNKRHGRALFYWVFEAQTPPEEKPLLLWLNGGPDCSSLGYGAASELGPLRVIREGTALKFNEYAWDKGALHTQANLLFLESPVGAGFSYTNTSSDLDKLNDDFVAEDAYSFLVNWLQRFPEYKDREFYIAGESYAGHYVPQLVALVSERNKEKKGKAYINIKGFIVGNPVTNDYYDSKGLAEYAWSHAVVSDEVYSRIKKYCDFKISNWSDDCNAAMNIVYGQYREIDMYNIYAPRCLLNQSSASSANRAFFVNDQFRRRTRMFSGYDPCYSSYAEDYFNKQEVQKAFHANFLLPGKWHACSDLIQNYYNFSVSSVLPIYSKLIKAGLRVWLYRSGSSATLRSHTNSASMHR
- the LOC112885698 gene encoding predicted GPI-anchored protein 58 isoform X1, which produces MSAGFYLSSLTSRFHLRVRRRPPCWSSPCAAAPQPSSRCRGQGMDDLFCNGQIHPIRLAAALLQPQQPHRDAVAPGPGAVAAEEAAAAASTPWPLRAPEGAVHVPVRTHWRSSPAPAPQASAPENEPAADEVQAAAVTPATSRSSSSSSTASSALSPSSSSSMS
- the LOC112885698 gene encoding predicted GPI-anchored protein 58 isoform X2, which encodes MSAGFYLSSLTSRFHLRVRRRPPCWSSPCAAAPQPSSRGQGMDDLFCNGQIHPIRLAAALLQPQQPHRDAVAPGPGAVAAEEAAAAASTPWPLRAPEGAVHVPVRTHWRSSPAPAPQASAPENEPAADEVQAAAVTPATSRSSSSSSTASSALSPSSSSSMS
- the LOC112885698 gene encoding predicted GPI-anchored protein 58 isoform X4, which encodes MRSSSAAKQQVRPRRGQGMDDLFCNGQIHPIRLAAALLQPQQPHRDAVAPGPGAVAAEEAAAAASTPWPLRAPEGAVHVPVRTHWRSSPAPAPQASAPENEPAADEVQAAAVTPATSRSSSSSSTASSALSPSSSSSMS
- the LOC112885698 gene encoding predicted GPI-anchored protein 58 isoform X3, giving the protein MRSSSAAKQQVRPRRCRGQGMDDLFCNGQIHPIRLAAALLQPQQPHRDAVAPGPGAVAAEEAAAAASTPWPLRAPEGAVHVPVRTHWRSSPAPAPQASAPENEPAADEVQAAAVTPATSRSSSSSSTASSALSPSSSSSMS
- the LOC112885696 gene encoding serine carboxypeptidase-like 26 isoform X1, yielding MAAAGLLSLCLVSALAFSSCSLSLASHQRDADRVARLPGQPESPSVSQFAGYVTVNERHGRALFYWFFEAQTTPEEKPLLLWLNGGPGCSSIGYGAASELGPLRVVRQGAELKFNEYAWNKEANLLFLESPVGVGFSYTNKSSDLDNLNDVFVAEDSYSFLMNWLQRFPEYKDREFYIAGESYAGHYVPQLAELVYERNKDKKGKSYINLKGFIVGNPITNDYYDSKGLAEYAWSHAIVPDEVYNRIKKYCDFKNSNWSDDCSAAMEVIYSQYREIDIYNTYAPKCLLNQTSASSTTRAFFENDQDQLRRRIRMFSGYDPCYSSYAEDYFNKGDVQRAFHANVSGLLPGKWHVCSDPILNSYNFSVFSVLPIYSKLIKAGLRVWLYSGDADGRVPVIGSRYCVESLDLPIKTQWQPWYLDKQVAGWFVEYHGMSMVTVRGAGHLVPLNKPAEGLTLINTFLRSEQLPAHR
- the LOC112885696 gene encoding serine carboxypeptidase-like 26 isoform X2; the protein is MAAAGLLSLCLVSALAFSSCSLSLASHQRDADRVARLPGQPESPSVSQFAGYVTVNERHGRALFYWFFEAQTTPEEKPLLLWLNGGPGCSSIGYGAASELGPLRVVRQGAELKFNEYAWNKEANLLFLESPVGVGFSYTNKSSDLDNLNDVFVAEDSYSFLMNWLQRFPEYKDREFYIAGESYAGHYVPQLAELVYERNKDKKGKSYINLKGFIVGNPITNDYYDSKGLAEYAWSHAIVPDEVYNRIKKYCDFKNSNWSDDCSAAMEVIYSQYREIDIYNTYAPKCLLNQTSASSTTRAFFENDQLRRRIRMFSGYDPCYSSYAEDYFNKGDVQRAFHANVSGLLPGKWHVCSDPILNSYNFSVFSVLPIYSKLIKAGLRVWLYSGDADGRVPVIGSRYCVESLDLPIKTQWQPWYLDKQVAGWFVEYHGMSMVTVRGAGHLVPLNKPAEGLTLINTFLRSEQLPAHR